AGCCCTACCGGTTTGAGCGGCCCGTAGCACAGCGTGAGCGGTCCGCGCTCGGCCATGGTCTCCAGGGGAAGACAACCCTCGAAGTACCTGACGCTCTCGAACCCGTGCGGCTGCACCTTGTCGGCGGCGCGCACCCGATTCACGAACGCGTGATACTGGACCTCGTTCAGGGGGCAGTTGACGTAGGCCGCGTCCTCGCCCTTGCCGTACCTGGAAGCCCGAAACACGCGCTGCCAGTCGATCGAGTCCGCGCGTACGATAGGGGAGATGGCATCGTAGTACGCGAGCTGCTTGGCCTCGAGGACGCGTTCTAGATCCTCGGCGAGCGCGCCTGCCGTGAGCGGCCCGGTCGCGAGGACCACCGGCCGCCCGTCAGGTATTCGCTCGACGATCGAGGCTTGGACGCGAATGCAGGGGTGGCTCCTGATGCGTTGCGTGACGCCACGCGAAAAGCGCTCGCGGTCGACAGCCAGGGCGCCACCTGCCGGTACCCGGCAGCGGTCGGCCGCGCCGATGATCAGCGAGCCCGCGCGACGCATCTCCTCCTTGAGCAGCCCTACCGCATTGGTCACCGCCAGAGCGCGAAAGGAGTTCGAGCACACGAGCTCCGCGAAACCATCACTCCGGTGCGCCGGGCTACGCGCGACAGGCTTCTGCTCCATCAAGGTCACCCCGACCCCTCGCTCGGCCAGCTGAAACGCACACTCGCTGCCCGCCAAACCCGCCCCCACGATGGCCACATTGGGCTGTCGAAAGCAGCGACCGCCGTAAGGGTGCCTCGTCATCGCCCGTACCGTAGCAGCATCCCGGAGCGGTCGCCGCCTCCTCGCCGCCGGCGCGTCAAACCGTCGATGCCGCAATTGGGGGGCCAGGCTCGGTTCTCCGGTAGCCGCCGGCTGCGACCTGCTCCACGGTACCCAGCAAAGTCAGCTCGAGAAGCGTGCGCAGCACCTCGGCTGCGCTCAAGCCCGTTCGCCGTGCAATCTCGTCTGGATGCAGGGGGCGCACTTCGAGCTGCTTCAGCACGACCGACTGCAACCCTGGCAAGCGCTGGCCCGAGCCTTCGCGGCAGCCTCCCGAGCGCTTCTTTGGCTGGGGCACCTCGCTGTCGCGTCCCTGTGCCGCGGTTCGCCGCCGATCGGAAGGCCCCGATGCTCCCGCTGAGGGGCGCCCGGCCGCCAACCTCGGGCTCGAGGCCGGATCCTGCTGCAGCGACAACGCGCTCAAGATGTCCGTTGCGCTCGCGCAAGGCCGGGCGCCGAGCCCCAGCAGCGACAAGCATCCGGCGGCCCGGATGTCCCAGGGACTTCCAGGCACTGCGAAGACGGGACGCTTCAGCCGCACGGCCCAACGCGCGGTCGACAGTGCGCCCGACCGGAGTGGGGCCTGCACCACCACCACGACCTTGGCCAGCGCCGCCACAATCCGGTTACGCTTCAGGAAATAGCCAGGCCGCGCGGGCGCGTGGTCGAACTCGCTGACCAGCGCGCCCCGCGAGGCGATTCGAGCGAAGAGTCTCGCGTGCTCTCGGGGATAGGCGCTTCGCAAGCCCGTGGCCAGCACGGCTACCGTGGGCGCTCCCTGCTCCAGCGCACCTCGGTGTGCCGCAGCGTCTATTCCGAGCGCCCCGCCGGACACGATCGCACAGCCCGAGGCTCCCAAGGAGCGCGCGAGCTGTCGCGTGAAGTCCACTGCCTCTTCATCCGCGGCACGCGTCCCCACGATCGCGACGGCTCTCTCAAGGGAGGGCAGCTCGCCTGCGATGATGAGCCGCTGCGGGCGGCTCGGAAGCTCCTCGATGCCGGCAGGCCAGCGGCGCGAAGCGGCGGTGACGATGAGCGGAGCTGCCGGCAGGGGGATGGGCGCATCGGTAGGCATGGTTCACCCGTGGGGTAGGCATGGTTCACCCGTGGCAGGTCTCGGGACAGAGCGAACGCCCGGGCTCGAGTTCCATCGACCTTCCATTGGGTTATCGGCCTGAACGGCTACCCGGTTGCGGGCCACGCCCGCTGGGTTGGCGGTCAGCGCTCTGGGCCGTCCGACCTTGGTCCCCGGGAGGCGTCTTCGCCGGCTTCGCCTTGGGCCGCGGTCTTGGCTGGACGCCAGCGTAGAATGCGCCGCGGCCAGCCCATGCTCGCGTCAGCCTGGCAGGCTCGCCACTGCGTGCGAAGAAAACTGCGAGCCGTCAACACGAGCCAGCTGGGCGGCCGGGCCTCGCTTCCCTGCCAGGTGCCGCACCGTACCCTGCCCGTAGCCAGGCGGACGCTCATCGAGGTCTGCCACATCTCGACCGGCGTGTAGAGGCTGACCGCGTAGCGGATCTGGTCACGGGATTGCGCCACGAGCTCGAGCACAACGCGGGCGCCGTGGGAAGGATGCAAGGCGTCGTGACTCTACCGAAACAGGCGCGGCCCGGAGCCCAGAGTCAGGCCGGTCTTGGCCGGTCGCCTCGCAGCCGGCGATGCCGGAGCCACTGTGGCCGGAGCGACCGAAGGAACAGGCGCCGGGCGGGTTGGGGGACCTGGGCGCGGGGCCGTCCCTATGACCACCGGCCTCGATCCGCCGAGCGCTGGTGGCTGCCCTGGTGCGAGCGCGGTCCCCGAAGGCAGCGCTGCGGCCGCCGGCGAGCCCAGCGCAGAAGAGTGTCCAGGCATGGGAGCGGTCCCTGCAGGCAGCGCAACGGAACGCGACGAGTCGGGCAGCGGAGGTTGCGCAAGCTCCGCCGTGGCGAAGGCTGCGTCGGCAAGGCCCGCATCCGGTTGCTGCGGTCTTGGCACAGCCACGAGCTCCGTCCCCTGCAACTCGACCGCACCTCCATCGGGCAGCAGATAGGCGCCGACCTCCTTGTCGAACTTGGGCACGGGAAACGCCAGGGGCTGCTCCGTCTCACCTCGAATGCGACCCTCCAGCACGTTGACGATCAGGGGTTGCTCGAGCTCGAATTCGTAGCCCCCCTGCTCGATCACCAGCGGGTAGATCTGTTCCTCGTATTCGAGCTCCTTCTCGTAGATCACCTTTGCCTGCCCAAGACGCTTGTGAGGCCGATGCGCCAGCACGAACGACATGAGACGCACAGCGATGTGGTTGTGCAGTCGATGGCAGCCGTGCGAGTGACGGCGCATGATGCTCATGTAGTCGACCGAACCGTGGGTTCGGATGCCCTCGTCGATACCTTCGCGTATGTCCCCATCCCGGGTCCTCATGAACTTGAGGTGGTAAGCCGCCACCAGACCGTAGGCAGACGCATAGCTGGGGCCGGTCTCATGGTAGTTGACCTCGAACTTGGGCTCCTCGGCCTTGCGCTTCTCTCGGCGCCTCAGCAGTTCCCTCGGGGGGGTGCTATCGGGCGGAAACCATACCGGTGCTGCTACGATTCGCTTCCACATGCGCTCACCGACAGGAGACTCCTTGTATTTCCACCAAACTACGCCGTCGATGAACTCGCTGCGCCAGCCGCCTATCGTCGTGCCATAGCGAGCAAGCGGGATCATCTGACCCTCGTACTCGGTGAACACCGTGACGCGTGGACGACGCTGAACGGGTTGGGACTTCTGTTTACCATCCACCGTGAAAGGAAAGTCGTACCAGACGTCGCCCCGGTCGTAGATCAGCGTCAGGCTCATGTTGCCGTCGTAGTACTCGGGCAGATCCGGAGCCTTGAAAGCGAGCAGACGCTGCTTGTCCTTTTCCAGCGCGCCGAGCCCTTCAAGCCAAGCGAGCGTCGACTCGGGCGTGTGGAGACCAAACGCACGCACGATGGCCTCTCTGAGCTGCTGTTCCAGGTTGGGGATCTCGAAGTCCTCACCGCCTACCCCCTTGAAGGTCCGGGGCTGGCCATCCCGCAGCGTGCTGGTGCTACCGTCCTCGATGACGCCAGCCGCATGAAGTGCTCGCTCCGTCAGCACGCGCAGCACGCCCTCGCGTTCCGCCTCCACGGAGGTCATGCGCAAGACCCGCAGCGAATCCTTGCCGATGAAGCCCCAGCCGTAGACCCGATGCCTGCGCTCGAACTCCGCCAAGGCGTTGTGGGTGGGCCAGTCGAGCCCACCGCGGACATAGCGCTTGATACCCCGGAAGTAACCCTCGCACTTGAGTCTACGCTGCGTCGCGAGCACGGCGTGGTAACGTGAGGCCTGGCGCCGATAGCGCCGCACCCGGTCCTTGTCGCGCCAGTTGAGACGTGCCTGGTCGATCTCGTCGATGGACTTGGTGCCCTGCTGGCGCATGACACCCTTGACGAACTTCTTCAGATAGAAGTAATCGCTCACCTGCCGTCGGGCGTACTCGTTACTGCGGTACGTGACGAAGTCGTCGGTGAAGTCCTGCAACGGTTGCAGGTCGAGATCCTGGGCGCACTTGAGGCGAGTCGTCGCCCTGAAGCGCTTCCGCAGCACCGAAAGCGTCGGCATGATGCCGTACAGCTCGAGGTACTTGTCCTTGCGCGCACGCTCGCCGTGGTGGTTGTCGGGCCAGCGGCCATGCGCAAGCTCCAGGTAGGTCTTGCGGTAGCTGTTGGGAGCCGGATTGCCTTCGGTATCGACCCCATCGGTGAAGATGTAAGGCGTCCATTCCTCGCCGATATCGAGCACGAGGTAGCTGTTGACGCTGGCGGTTGCCGCGTCGATCATCTTGGTTTGCCTGCCGACCGCCCACAACGGCACCGGCTGGGCCATGGGAGGCGGACGCTGGTCGACCGTCCTATCCTGCGC
The genomic region above belongs to Pseudomonadota bacterium and contains:
- the trmFO gene encoding methylenetetrahydrofolate--tRNA-(uracil(54)-C(5))-methyltransferase (FADH(2)-oxidizing) TrmFO, producing the protein MTRHPYGGRCFRQPNVAIVGAGLAGSECAFQLAERGVGVTLMEQKPVARSPAHRSDGFAELVCSNSFRALAVTNAVGLLKEEMRRAGSLIIGAADRCRVPAGGALAVDRERFSRGVTQRIRSHPCIRVQASIVERIPDGRPVVLATGPLTAGALAEDLERVLEAKQLAYYDAISPIVRADSIDWQRVFRASRYGKGEDAAYVNCPLNEVQYHAFVNRVRAADKVQPHGFESVRYFEGCLPLETMAERGPLTLCYGPLKPVGLVDPRTGRRPFAVLQLRQEDADATEWSLVGCQTRMTRGEQRRVFSMVPGLESAVFERFGSVHRNTFVNAPLALDDGLQLRGAAGVYLAGQVTGVEGYVESAATGFCLGIMLASKLNGQPEAGRPPPVTALGALLRHLERATSSYQPSNVVWSMFPPLDVRDGVKPPRGRAQRRQVLVERARSALDRWLEGVQAKPMSRTAPASAESRLGPL
- the dprA gene encoding DNA-processing protein DprA, producing MPTDAPIPLPAAPLIVTAASRRWPAGIEELPSRPQRLIIAGELPSLERAVAIVGTRAADEEAVDFTRQLARSLGASGCAIVSGGALGIDAAAHRGALEQGAPTVAVLATGLRSAYPREHARLFARIASRGALVSEFDHAPARPGYFLKRNRIVAALAKVVVVVQAPLRSGALSTARWAVRLKRPVFAVPGSPWDIRAAGCLSLLGLGARPCASATDILSALSLQQDPASSPRLAAGRPSAGASGPSDRRRTAAQGRDSEVPQPKKRSGGCREGSGQRLPGLQSVVLKQLEVRPLHPDEIARRTGLSAAEVLRTLLELTLLGTVEQVAAGGYRRTEPGPPIAASTV